One part of the Arthrobacter sp. EM1 genome encodes these proteins:
- a CDS encoding DUF885 domain-containing protein has protein sequence MSIETPDTTAANNPGPGRAHTAIDAVADAFTETLIRLNPSFATELGLPGHETEYQDYSPAGHEGFAAAAREALTALDGLEPADDVDAVTLDAMRERLGLQLEIHDSGWGLAELNNIASPAQEIRAIFDLMPTDTAAQWDHIAGRATNVPDALDGYIVSLRAAKEGGKVAAARQVEIVIEQTTKHAAEDGFFARLAANAKTTAGPLPEDVQSKLDAGAAAARVAYSRLAGFLESELLPVAPAKDAVGRERYALASRAFLGATVDLEETYAWGVQELDRLIAEQEHVAGQIRPGATIGEAKEILNNDPARQLKGTDALQAWMQELSDKAVADLAGVHFDIPEVMKTLECKIAPTDEGGIYYTGPSDDFSRPGRMWWSVPPGEDTFTTWAETTTVYHEGVPGHHLQVATATYRRELLNKWRRNVCWTSGHGEGWALYAEKLMQELGYLTDPGDHMGMLDMQRMRAARVVFDIGVHLELEVPERWGSGTWTPEQGYGFLQQNLAISEGQLSFEFTRYLGWPGQAPSYKVGQRLWEQIRAELESRPGFDLKAFHTKALNLGSVGLDTLKRALLG, from the coding sequence GTGAGTATAGAAACCCCTGACACCACAGCTGCCAACAACCCGGGTCCCGGGCGGGCGCACACCGCCATCGACGCCGTCGCCGACGCTTTTACGGAGACCCTGATCCGGCTCAACCCGAGCTTCGCCACCGAGCTTGGCCTTCCGGGCCACGAGACGGAATACCAGGATTACTCCCCCGCCGGGCACGAGGGTTTCGCCGCTGCCGCGCGCGAGGCCCTAACGGCGCTGGACGGCCTGGAACCGGCGGACGACGTCGACGCCGTCACCCTCGATGCCATGCGCGAGCGCCTGGGCCTGCAGCTGGAAATCCACGACTCCGGCTGGGGCCTGGCGGAGCTGAACAACATCGCTTCCCCGGCGCAGGAGATCCGCGCAATCTTCGACCTGATGCCGACGGACACCGCCGCGCAGTGGGACCACATTGCCGGCCGCGCGACCAACGTTCCCGACGCGCTGGACGGCTACATAGTGTCGCTGCGCGCCGCCAAGGAGGGCGGCAAGGTCGCCGCCGCCCGCCAGGTGGAGATTGTGATCGAGCAGACCACCAAGCACGCCGCAGAGGACGGTTTCTTCGCCAGGCTGGCCGCCAACGCCAAGACCACGGCGGGCCCGCTGCCCGAGGACGTGCAGTCCAAGCTCGACGCCGGGGCTGCCGCCGCGCGCGTCGCCTACTCCCGGCTGGCCGGCTTCCTCGAGTCCGAGTTGCTGCCCGTTGCCCCGGCGAAGGACGCAGTGGGCCGTGAGCGCTACGCGCTGGCCTCCCGCGCGTTCCTGGGCGCCACCGTGGACCTCGAGGAAACCTACGCCTGGGGTGTGCAGGAGCTCGACCGGCTGATCGCCGAACAGGAGCATGTGGCCGGGCAGATCCGTCCCGGCGCCACGATCGGGGAAGCCAAGGAGATCCTCAACAACGACCCCGCCCGGCAGCTTAAGGGCACCGATGCCCTGCAGGCCTGGATGCAGGAGCTTTCCGACAAGGCCGTGGCCGACCTCGCGGGAGTGCACTTCGACATCCCGGAGGTGATGAAGACCCTGGAGTGCAAGATTGCCCCGACTGATGAAGGCGGCATCTACTACACCGGACCCTCGGACGACTTCAGCCGTCCGGGCCGGATGTGGTGGTCCGTCCCGCCGGGTGAGGACACCTTCACCACCTGGGCCGAGACCACCACGGTCTACCACGAGGGCGTCCCCGGCCACCACCTGCAGGTGGCGACCGCAACCTACCGCCGGGAGCTGCTGAACAAGTGGCGCCGGAACGTCTGCTGGACCTCCGGTCACGGTGAAGGCTGGGCGCTCTACGCCGAGAAGCTGATGCAGGAGTTGGGCTACCTTACGGACCCTGGTGACCACATGGGCATGCTGGACATGCAGCGCATGCGTGCCGCCCGCGTGGTGTTCGACATTGGTGTCCACCTGGAGCTGGAGGTGCCCGAGCGTTGGGGGTCGGGCACCTGGACTCCGGAGCAAGGGTACGGCTTCCTCCAGCAGAACCTCGCCATCAGCGAAGGCCAGCTGAGCTTCGAATTCACCCGCTACCTCGGTTGGCCGGGCCAGGCGCCGTCGTACAAGGTGGGCCAGCGGCTGTGGGAGCAGATCCGCGCCGAGCTCGAATCCCGGCCGGGCTTTGACCTGAAGGCCTTCCACACCAAGGCGCTCAACCTGGGCTCCGTCGGACTGGACACCCTGAAGCGGGCGCTGCTGGGATAG
- a CDS encoding acyl-CoA carboxylase subunit epsilon: MTSAFEPGDAQPAEHPLLAVVKGEPTPEELAALTAVVLSLGSSEPAGTDKPSARHWIRRQQLQLAPGPGPGSWKRSRG, encoded by the coding sequence GTGACGTCGGCATTCGAGCCCGGGGATGCGCAGCCGGCGGAGCACCCACTGCTCGCCGTGGTCAAGGGCGAGCCGACACCCGAGGAACTCGCGGCCCTGACAGCAGTGGTGCTTTCCCTGGGCAGCAGCGAGCCGGCCGGCACGGACAAGCCAAGCGCCCGGCACTGGATCCGCCGGCAGCAGCTGCAGCTGGCACCCGGGCCCGGGCCTGGCTCGTGGAAGCGCAGCCGGGGCTGA
- a CDS encoding acyl-CoA carboxylase subunit beta has product MSHDLTTTAGKIADFRDRQARAVQPSGPEAIEKQHARGKNTGRERIDLLLDAGSFVEFDALAVHRSTAFGMEKKKPLGDGLVSGYGTVDGRPVAVYSQDFSVYGGSLSQVNGEKIVKVQEFALRNGCPVVGILDGGGARIQEGVASLAMFADIFRNNVHASGVVPQISLIMGPSAGGAAYSPALTDFVVMVDKTSHMFITGPDVIKTVTGEDVDMETLGGARQHNTNTGTSTYLASDEADAVEFVRELLDFLPSNNLAEAPVLEHSQELELDDEDFALDALIPDSANQPYDIRKVIEQIVDDAHFLEMQSLYAPNVIIGYGRVEGHTVGIVANQPMQFAGTLDIAASEKAARFVRHCDAFNIPIITLVDVPGFLPGKDQEFQGIIRRGAKLLYAYAEATVPKLTVITRKAYGGAYIVMGSKKLGADLNLAWPTAQIGVMGAQGAVNILYRRELAAVAEAGGDVEAKRAEVIRQYEEELLNPYQAAQLGYVDAVIAPSETRVQIIKGLRALRDKRASLPAKKHGNIPL; this is encoded by the coding sequence ATGAGCCACGATCTGACCACGACCGCGGGAAAGATTGCCGATTTCCGCGACCGCCAGGCCCGAGCTGTTCAGCCCTCCGGCCCGGAAGCGATCGAGAAGCAGCACGCCCGCGGCAAAAACACCGGCCGCGAGCGGATCGACCTGCTGCTCGACGCCGGCTCCTTCGTCGAGTTTGATGCCCTGGCCGTGCACCGCTCCACGGCCTTCGGCATGGAGAAGAAGAAGCCGCTCGGCGATGGCCTGGTTTCCGGCTACGGCACGGTGGACGGCCGGCCCGTAGCCGTGTACAGCCAGGACTTCTCCGTCTACGGCGGCTCCCTGAGCCAGGTCAACGGCGAGAAGATCGTTAAGGTCCAGGAATTCGCGCTGCGCAACGGCTGCCCTGTTGTTGGCATCCTCGACGGCGGCGGAGCACGGATCCAGGAGGGCGTTGCCTCGCTGGCGATGTTCGCGGACATCTTCCGAAACAACGTCCATGCCTCCGGCGTTGTCCCCCAGATTTCCCTCATCATGGGCCCCTCCGCCGGCGGCGCGGCCTACTCCCCCGCCCTGACCGACTTCGTGGTGATGGTGGACAAGACCTCCCACATGTTCATCACCGGCCCGGACGTGATCAAGACGGTCACTGGCGAAGACGTGGACATGGAAACCCTGGGCGGCGCCCGCCAGCACAACACCAACACGGGAACGTCCACCTATCTGGCCTCCGATGAGGCCGACGCGGTCGAGTTCGTCCGCGAACTCCTGGACTTCCTGCCCTCCAACAACCTCGCCGAGGCCCCGGTGCTGGAGCATTCCCAAGAGCTGGAACTCGACGACGAAGACTTCGCCCTGGACGCGCTGATCCCGGACTCGGCCAATCAGCCGTACGACATTCGCAAGGTCATTGAGCAGATCGTGGACGACGCACACTTCCTGGAGATGCAGTCGCTGTACGCACCGAACGTCATCATCGGCTACGGCCGGGTCGAAGGCCACACCGTGGGCATTGTGGCCAACCAGCCCATGCAGTTCGCGGGCACGCTGGACATCGCGGCCTCGGAGAAGGCTGCCCGCTTTGTCCGGCATTGCGACGCGTTCAACATTCCGATCATTACGCTCGTGGACGTGCCAGGCTTCCTGCCCGGCAAGGACCAGGAATTCCAGGGCATCATCCGCCGCGGCGCCAAGCTGCTCTACGCCTACGCCGAAGCGACAGTGCCGAAGCTGACGGTCATCACCCGCAAGGCCTACGGCGGAGCGTACATCGTGATGGGCTCCAAAAAGCTCGGCGCCGACCTCAACCTGGCGTGGCCGACCGCGCAGATCGGTGTGATGGGCGCCCAGGGCGCCGTCAACATCCTGTACCGCCGCGAACTCGCCGCAGTCGCGGAAGCCGGCGGCGACGTCGAAGCCAAGCGTGCCGAGGTCATCCGGCAGTACGAAGAGGAGCTGCTCAACCCCTACCAGGCAGCCCAGCTCGGCTATGTGGACGCAGTGATCGCCCCGTCCGAGACGAGGGTGCAGATCATCAAGGGCCTCCGTGCCCTGCGGGACAAGCGCGCCAGCCTGCCTGCGAAGAAGCACGGGAACATCCCGCTGTGA
- a CDS encoding NAD(P)-dependent oxidoreductase, with protein sequence MTSSTDASGAAAGPYQAAGSLQGRTILISGGSRGIGLAIATRAARDGANIVLMAKTGQPHAKLEGTVYSAAEQIEAAGGQALPLVGDVRNDADVAGAVAAAVERFGGIDIVINNASAIDLSKTDKVDMKRYDLMHDINVRGTFLLSKLALPALRESDAGQILTLSPPLNLDPKWAGLHLAYTMAKYGMSLTTLGLAEELKIDGINVNSLWPCTLINTAAIRNMPGGEKIVQGARGPEIMADAAHAVLTSSNAIPESGSWSGNFYTDEQVLAAAGVTDFTGYSLGAPEDRLIPDIFL encoded by the coding sequence ATGACTTCGAGCACTGATGCTTCGGGCGCCGCCGCAGGGCCCTACCAGGCCGCCGGTTCCCTCCAGGGCCGCACCATCCTCATCTCCGGGGGAAGCCGCGGCATCGGGCTGGCCATCGCTACCCGCGCCGCGCGCGACGGCGCCAACATCGTGCTGATGGCCAAGACCGGCCAGCCGCACGCCAAGCTGGAGGGAACTGTCTACTCCGCCGCCGAACAGATCGAGGCGGCAGGCGGGCAGGCGCTGCCGCTGGTCGGTGACGTGCGCAACGACGCGGATGTTGCCGGCGCCGTCGCAGCCGCCGTCGAACGCTTCGGCGGGATCGACATAGTCATCAACAACGCCTCCGCCATCGATCTTTCCAAGACCGACAAAGTCGACATGAAGCGCTACGACCTGATGCACGACATTAACGTCCGCGGCACCTTCCTGCTCTCCAAGCTCGCCCTGCCGGCGTTGCGCGAATCCGACGCCGGCCAGATCCTGACGCTCTCCCCGCCGCTGAACCTGGACCCCAAGTGGGCCGGCCTGCACCTGGCCTACACAATGGCGAAGTACGGCATGAGCCTGACCACCCTGGGCCTCGCCGAGGAGCTGAAGATCGACGGAATCAACGTGAACTCGCTCTGGCCCTGCACCCTGATCAACACCGCCGCAATCCGCAATATGCCGGGCGGCGAAAAGATCGTCCAGGGTGCCCGCGGCCCCGAAATCATGGCGGACGCCGCCCATGCGGTGTTGACCAGCAGCAATGCGATTCCGGAATCCGGCAGCTGGAGCGGGAACTTCTACACCGACGAGCAGGTCCTGGCCGCCGCCGGGGTCACCGACTTCACCGGCTACAGCCTTGGCGCACCGGAAGACCGGCTCATTCCTGACATCTTCCTCTGA